The following is a genomic window from Chloracidobacterium sp..
CCACATGGTTCAACGGCTCGGCAACGGACGCACAAGAGCACATTAAGGGAAAACCCGTGTTGGTGCATTTCTGGGCGGTGTCCTGTGGAATTTGTAAGGATAAGATGCCGCAGTTGAGACAGTTGATCGAAACATACACGCCGGCAGGGCTTCGAACAGTGGCGGTTCATATGCCGCGTTATGAGGCGGATACGGATCTTGATACGGTAAATGAATCGATCTCAGCACAGCACATTACAGAACCTACGGCCGTAGATAGCCTCCATAAGCTGAAAGATGCATTTCAAAATGAACAAGGCTGGGTGCCTGTGTATTATTTGTTCGATGCTGAAGGCAAGCTGAAGACGCGGGCGGCAGGCGAGTTCGGAATAGGCGTTCTCAAAGGTGCACTTGAGAAGATGTTTCCCGGCCAAACATCGGGGAATTAGGGCCTTCGGGCCTTGCGCCGCGGAAAAATTCACGAGAATATCAGATAAAAGGCTGCTCGCGACGGGTAGCCTTTTTTGTTTTTTTGTCTTGCAACCTATAATATGTTCGATACGTCAAAGGTCGGTTCGTAAGAACATCGGCACACTATGTGTGCCTCGGCCTGCGCTCGTAAACTCGAGACACTTTTAACAATTAAATAATTTCGGTTTTGACCGATCTGTCCGCATCGCGGTTGCGGATAGGTCGTTATCTAAAAAAGGAGATCCTTCTATGTTTGATTCGATAATTGAGATAGCAAAGAGCAAGCTCGGCCTGGGCGGCGATCAAGCCGGCTCAGTGTTGGCGGCATTGCTACGTTACGCCGCCGACCCGGCCAACGGCGGCTTTAGTGCGTTCCTGGACAAGTTCCGTTCGGCCGGCCTCTCTTCGGTCGTTGATTCCTGGATCGGCGGAGGCACCGGCGAAGCGGTAACCGCCGAGCAGGTCGTATCTGCCATCGGCAGCGAGGCCGTCGGTTCGATCGCCTCTGATGCCGGTGTCAGCAATGATGAAGCGTCGGCAGCGATCGCGACAATGATGCCGGGCCTTGTCGATAAATTAACGCCTGATGCAGAACTTCCGGATGACGACGGCATCTTTTCAAAGGTCGGCGGATTTCTTTCTGATTGGGGAAGTTCGATCGGCGGAGCGGTCCTCGGCGGCGCGGCTGTTGCTTCAGCAGTTGCAGGAAGCGCAGCGGACAAAGTCGGCGATGTAACAGGTGCCGCGTATCACAAGGGCAAAGAGGTGCTTGGCGGCGGCCTTGATGCGATTAGGAATGTCGGCGAGCCGACGGAGAAAGCGGATGACGGGCCTGTTCTTCGCTGGCTGCTGCCGATAATCCTTCTTGGTGTGGTCGTCGGGGTTGGCTATATGTTCTGCGGCAACCCGCAGAAACCGGCGAGCAACCTTGCAAATACGAATGCAAATCCGAATGCAAATCCGAATACAAATATTAGCAAACCTGCCGTAAACGTGCCTACGAACGCGGTTGCCGGGCTTGTAGATGTTGTGCTCCCGGATGGGACGAAGCTGCAGGCCCATCCCGGCGGCATCGAGGATCAGATGGTAAAATTCATCGGTTCTGATGAATACAAGAATGCAACGCAAGAGAGCCTCAAGGACAAGTGGTTCAACTTCGACGACCTGACCTTCAAATTCGGATCGGCCGAGCTCGAAGATTCATCAAAGCGACAGCTTGATAATATCGTCGCGATCCTTAAGGCTTTCCCGGAGGCAAAGATCAAGATCGGCGCCTACACCGACAAGAAAGGTGACGATGCGGCGAACCTAAAGCTTTCGGACGGCCGCGCAAAGACCGTAAAGGCAGCATTGGACAAAGCAGGCGTCGGTGGTCAGGTAGTTGATGCCGAAGGCTACGGTGAACAACACGCTGCGGTTGATGAGAATGCTAGTGACGACGAGCGCAAGGCCGATCGTAAGACGGCGATACGCTTTGTGAAATAAGCGGCCGCGAAGCCGCCGGTCAGGTTAAAGGCTGTGCCGAACGGTGCGGCCTTTTTCTTTATATGTTGAGCGTGAATATCTCCCAGAATATCGAGCCGATCACATAGACACTTGCCGCTAGTGAGGCGATCAGAATAAGGAACAGAAGGGCGACGAGTCCGAGCACGAATATGTAGTCGCTGCGGCTGCCGGCACCGTGTCCCGCAGCCCGTGTGCGAATGAGGTTCATATTCTGCTGATTGGCTTTCCATACGAAGTCGAAGGCATCGCCGATCAGCGGTATCGAACCGACAAGGTAATCAAGGCCCACGTTTATCGCCATTCTGAGCAGCGTTATCTTCGGCACACCGTATCTCACGCCTGCGAAAAGGATGTAAACCGAGGGCAGGAAGGTAAGCGTATCGCCGACGTTCGGAATAAGGCCGATCAGGGCATCAAGCCCGAAACGCCATTCGGTGCCGGGTACTCGAAAAAGGCCGTCAAGGTAGCGTGCCAGTTCATCGAGGCCCTTTTCGATGCGGATCTGCTTTTCTTGCGGTGTGATATCAGACATCGGTAATTCCCATTATTTGCCGACGATCTTAACGCTGATTATGCGGTCGCCGCGGGCGATATTATCGACGACCTTCATATCCGCCTCGCTGACGTGTCCGAAAACCGTGTAGCCGCCATCCAAGTGCGGCTGCGGCGTGTGTGTTACGAACCACTGCGAGCCGCCCGTATCCTTGCCGCTCAGCGCCATGCCTACGGCTCCGCGATCGTAAGGCAGCATATTTATTTCGCATCGGATCGACCAGCCGGGGCCGCCGTTCCCATCGCCGCGAGGGTCGCCGTCCTGCATCACGAAGTTCGGCACGACACGGTGCACTCTAACGCCGTTAAAGTAACCGCTGCGTGCAAGCTTTATAAAATTATCGACGGTCAGCGAGGCTTCCTCAGCGGCGAAGACGATCGAAAATGTACCCTTTTCCGTGGTCAGCACGGCCTTGACCGAGCCGTTCTTACGCGACAATGCGCGCGCATAGTCAGCATCGCTGTTCAGAACCTGCCCGAGCCGCGTGCCGAACGCGGAAAGGTACGGCTGTACTTGATCTTTGTGTTTATCGCGTGCGACCTCGAGAGTCATCGCAATACCGGGAGATCGTTTTATCAGCTCTGTATCATCGAGTATCTCCAGGGCCTTTTTGCGGACGAGATAATCCCGCGCCGACAGTGCGATGCTGAACGTGCCGACACCGGCATTCTTGTCGAGCTTGGCAAGAGCATCAAGTATCGCAAGTTGAGCGTCGTTATCGTGTTTGTCGGTGATAAGGGCATAGGCGAACGCGGAGTTCAGAGCTTCGACATTCGCTTTCGACGACGGAAGCTCGGTCAAAGCTCCGGCGGCGGCGGCTCTTACAAAAGGGTCACTATTCTTTAGCAGCGACAGCAGTATCTCATTCAGATTGTCCGGTTTGAGCGCGGCCATTGCCCCGATCAAGTCGGGTATCGACCGCAACATCCGATCCTGATCCTTTGCCTTGACCTTTGTAGCCATGCCCACCGTGAGTTCGACGAGTTTGCCGCCGGCCTGTGCGATAAGCATATCGTCCTTTGTTGTCGCAATTTCGCCGAGTCCCTGTCCGTAAGCCGAAGCCGCGTGAAAATTCTGAAAGGCGGCATCTGCGGGCAGCGTGAAGTTTATCATCGCTTCCGGCGAAACACGGGCGAGAGCGATGAATGTCTCAGGATCGACATAGCCTGTACGCTCAGCGAGCCGCGTCAGAAATGTCTTGGCATCGGCATTATCGGCCCCTTCGAGCAGGCGGCCGACGGCTGTCGCGATCTCCAGCAGTTCGTTCTTGTTCAGCCGAACAACGACCGGTTTGAGCTTATCGGCCTTTATTCCGGGCTTAAGGATCGGGTCGCCGTGCATCGGCAGCAACAGCTGCTGTCCGCGTTCGATCAGTTTTGCTGCCGCTTTCGGATCGCCGAGGCTGCCGAGTGCGCGGACGGCTGCGACGCGTACCCGCTGATCGTCGCCATTCATTGCGGCATCGATAAGAAGCGGCAACGCTTCGGTGTCTTTTGCACGGCCAAGCACAGTTGCTGCATTTGCCCGCACGATCGGGTCCGCATCCCGCCGAAGCATCGAACGTATGTCGCCGAGAGCATCCTTGTACCCAAGCCTTGCAAGCGTGTTCAACGCATCGGCCCTGACGCGTGCATCGTCGCTTGTCAGGAAAGCCGCGGCCGTTTTTGTTCCGCCTTCGGGCCGCGCACGCAAAATGGCTGTCAGTCCGCTCAAGACGACTTCACGGATAGGCGAGCCGCTCCCCAATTCGTCATTCAACACATGTACGATCGCCGACCTTAACGGGCTTAGATTCTCGTCCTTCGGGTTTGCGGCGACGATCTTGCCTGCGGCTTCGACAGCCCGCGACAGAAGTTCTTTATCCCGTTTCGGAGAGCCTGACTCGGCTTGCAGAACAAATAAAATCCTGTCTCCGCCGGCAGCCGCTTCGATCTCGCCCAATGCGAAAACAGCCGCGGTCAAAACGGCTCCTGAATTGTTTTTGTCCTCAAATAACGCAGTAAGTGCGGGAATAGCTTTCTGACTGCCGATCCGTCCGGCCGCCAAGGCGGCTCGCGCGCGGACAGCAGCGTTTGGCGACCGCATCAGCTCGGCGAGGCGGTCATCATAACGCCTCGCGTCCTCGGCCTTGAGGATCTCAATACCGGTTTTCAGCGGCACTTGTGCTGCAGCGATCGAACCAAGAACAAAAATTAGGACGATCACCGCAAAGATCTTATTCATATATTTTGATCTGCCGTTCCTTGAGAGAGGTCGATCACTTCGTAGCTCGACGTTATCTCGACCGTCGGACGAATGGTTGCCGCTACCGAGCAGTATTTTGTATCCGACAGCTCGATCGAGCGTTCGACGGCATCGGGCGAAACGCCGCGGCCGTACACGATATGGTGGACGTGCATCTTTGTGAACTTTCGCGGATGATCATCGGAACGCGTTCCGGCGACCTCGATATTGTAATCCGTTACGTCTTGGCGCTTTTTCTTCAGGATCGAGATCACGTCGGCGGCCGTGCACGCCGCGAGCGATATCAAGAGCATCTCGACCGGCGAGGGTGCCGAGCGTCTATCTGCTTTTGTATCAAGCGCATACGCATGACCTGACGGCGATGTGCCGATAAAGAATTCATCACCCGCATAGCGGACCGTGGCTTTGTAGTCGTTATTTGTCATAAAATCCGATCTCGTAAATATTGCGATTTTAGCATAACGACAGCAGGCCTTGGCATTTGCCGAACAACTATTGGCACGTAAAATGCTTCACACATCTGCAGGTCGGTGTGTGCGGCAGTTTTCGGCACGGCCTTTCAGGAGAAATGCAATGAAGATGATCTTAAGATCGGCCTCAACGGCGGTATTTGTACTTGGACTGGTATTTGGCATCGCGTCTGTCGGCAATGCTCAGGCACGCAGCCAGAAGGATGTGCGCGATGCGATCCGCAGTGCCAACTCAAACCTCGACAACCTCGAATACAGCATCAAGTCGCAAATGCAGAGCGGGTCTGTGAGTGCGGGCGAACTCGGCGATATCATAGCGGGAACGAGAGAGCTTCGCGCAGCGGTTCGCGAATTTCAGCAGAATTTTGACCGCAAGGGTGAAACGCGCCGCGACGTTGAAGGCATCGTCGATCGTGCGCGGCGGCTCGATCGCAAAATGCGCAGTGCGGGCGTTAATAGCCGTGTACTTGACGATTGGGACGGCGTATGCCGCCAGATCGAGCGCATTGCAAACAACTACGGCATTATTCCGGATTGGACATCGAACAATTCACAGCCCTCCACCGACAACAACGATATGTATGCCGCCGGAAACGTGGTTGATATGGGCCTCACCGGAACGTACGACCTCGACCCGCAACGCAGCGAGCAGATCGACAATATCCTTGCGGATACAAATGTTGCTCAGGCTCAGCGTGACGAGTTAAGGCAGAAGCTGGAAGCTCCGGGCCAAATCGCGATCGCGGTCCGCGGAACCGACGTTACGCTGGCAACGTCCGCCTCTTCGCCTATGACCTTTTCGGCAGACGGACGCGAACAAACGGGCCAGGACGCGAGCGGACGTTCGATCCGCACCCGCTCGACACTGAGCGGCGATGTGCTGACGATCTCCTCGCTCGGCGGCGAAAGTGATTACACCATTACGTTCACATCCGAAGATAACGGCCAAACACTCAAGGTGTCGCGCAGGATTACGACTGAATATCTTGATCAGACGATCTTTACAGAAAGCGTTTACCGCAAGACGGATCAGATCGCTCGCCTCGGCATCGATAACGGCTACGCGGGCGGCTCCTCTGACAACAATAACGGCAGCTATTCCGACAGCGATCAGCCGGATAACGGCAATTACGGCAGCGTTCCGACACCGAGCCGTCCGCGCGTCGGTAAATTCATTGTGCCGAACGGCGT
Proteins encoded in this region:
- a CDS encoding peptidylprolyl isomerase is translated as MNKIFAVIVLIFVLGSIAAAQVPLKTGIEILKAEDARRYDDRLAELMRSPNAAVRARAALAAGRIGSQKAIPALTALFEDKNNSGAVLTAAVFALGEIEAAAGGDRILFVLQAESGSPKRDKELLSRAVEAAGKIVAANPKDENLSPLRSAIVHVLNDELGSGSPIREVVLSGLTAILRARPEGGTKTAAAFLTSDDARVRADALNTLARLGYKDALGDIRSMLRRDADPIVRANAATVLGRAKDTEALPLLIDAAMNGDDQRVRVAAVRALGSLGDPKAAAKLIERGQQLLLPMHGDPILKPGIKADKLKPVVVRLNKNELLEIATAVGRLLEGADNADAKTFLTRLAERTGYVDPETFIALARVSPEAMINFTLPADAAFQNFHAASAYGQGLGEIATTKDDMLIAQAGGKLVELTVGMATKVKAKDQDRMLRSIPDLIGAMAALKPDNLNEILLSLLKNSDPFVRAAAAGALTELPSSKANVEALNSAFAYALITDKHDNDAQLAILDALAKLDKNAGVGTFSIALSARDYLVRKKALEILDDTELIKRSPGIAMTLEVARDKHKDQVQPYLSAFGTRLGQVLNSDADYARALSRKNGSVKAVLTTEKGTFSIVFAAEEASLTVDNFIKLARSGYFNGVRVHRVVPNFVMQDGDPRGDGNGGPGWSIRCEINMLPYDRGAVGMALSGKDTGGSQWFVTHTPQPHLDGGYTVFGHVSEADMKVVDNIARGDRIISVKIVGK
- a CDS encoding DUF4112 domain-containing protein, with protein sequence MSDITPQEKQIRIEKGLDELARYLDGLFRVPGTEWRFGLDALIGLIPNVGDTLTFLPSVYILFAGVRYGVPKITLLRMAINVGLDYLVGSIPLIGDAFDFVWKANQQNMNLIRTRAAGHGAGSRSDYIFVLGLVALLFLILIASLAASVYVIGSIFWEIFTLNI
- a CDS encoding OsmC family protein is translated as MTNNDYKATVRYAGDEFFIGTSPSGHAYALDTKADRRSAPSPVEMLLISLAACTAADVISILKKKRQDVTDYNIEVAGTRSDDHPRKFTKMHVHHIVYGRGVSPDAVERSIELSDTKYCSVAATIRPTVEITSSYEVIDLSQGTADQNI
- a CDS encoding redoxin family protein, with product MRIGDPMPQLEGATTWFNGSATDAQEHIKGKPVLVHFWAVSCGICKDKMPQLRQLIETYTPAGLRTVAVHMPRYEADTDLDTVNESISAQHITEPTAVDSLHKLKDAFQNEQGWVPVYYLFDAEGKLKTRAAGEFGIGVLKGALEKMFPGQTSGN
- a CDS encoding OmpA family protein, which produces MFDSIIEIAKSKLGLGGDQAGSVLAALLRYAADPANGGFSAFLDKFRSAGLSSVVDSWIGGGTGEAVTAEQVVSAIGSEAVGSIASDAGVSNDEASAAIATMMPGLVDKLTPDAELPDDDGIFSKVGGFLSDWGSSIGGAVLGGAAVASAVAGSAADKVGDVTGAAYHKGKEVLGGGLDAIRNVGEPTEKADDGPVLRWLLPIILLGVVVGVGYMFCGNPQKPASNLANTNANPNANPNTNISKPAVNVPTNAVAGLVDVVLPDGTKLQAHPGGIEDQMVKFIGSDEYKNATQESLKDKWFNFDDLTFKFGSAELEDSSKRQLDNIVAILKAFPEAKIKIGAYTDKKGDDAANLKLSDGRAKTVKAALDKAGVGGQVVDAEGYGEQHAAVDENASDDERKADRKTAIRFVK